ATCCCTACGCTACAACGATAAGAGGAATTCAAAACATTCATATACTTTCCTCCTTTGAGAGTGTTGAAATAGAAACAAGATTAATTCCGCGTTCAGAAAGACCATCCATCCATGTTTTTAAGATATCTAAGCTTGCCTCTTCAAGATGTCCAATTCCAATCACTGAGCTGTCTTTAAGGGCTTCCTTTTCAAGATCTTGGAGACCTTTTTTAAACTCTTCATCAGAAACATCATAAGGCAATACTTGAGTGCTTTCATAATAAGGAAGGTTTAAGAGATGTGCCAAAGATTTTACACAAGAATGCGGCGTCTTAGATTCCAAAAAAAGATATCCTTTTTTCTTAAGCATTTTTAAAATGGGATACATATCTTTTTTAGAACGGCAAATACGGGAGCCCATAAATCCATATATGCCCGCAATTTCGTTTTTTCCCTTCTCAAGAATAAAGGCAAGCTTGGAAAGATTTTCTTCTTCTAAAGCGCCTTTCAAGAGTGTGTAGGATCCTTCATTTAATTGAGGATATTCTAAAGACTCTAAAGGAACGTCTAAAAGGACATCATGTCCTTGTTGATGAACAGTCATAATCCATTCAGAAACATTCGGAATAAAAGGAGAAAAAGAAAAAGAAACTTGTTTTGGAAAAATTTTAAGGGCTTTTAATAAGGTTTTTTCCTCTCCTCCTACGCTTACAAAAACAAGCGCCAGCTTTACTTTTACTTGATTTTGTTGAAAAGGAGTTATGTTAATAGAAGAATCCAGCATGGTTTTTGGGCTTGCTTCTTCTCTTTGAATATCTTTTTTACCAAGAGGAATTAAAACTGGAAGACGTGAAGAGACGTGTGAATATTGATTTAGGCTCGTGGAAAAAAGAAAAAAAATACCTCCAATTGCAAAAATACTTCCCAAAATAATTCCTAAAAAAAAAGAAAATTTTTTTGATTTTTTTTGAAAAGATGGTTTCTTATCCATTTTATCCTGACTGAGGCTATATACTTTTTTCAATGGCCTTCACAATACTTAATCCTTCCATAAGATCAAGAGCACGACGTAATTGATAATCCTCGGAAAAGTCTTGAGAAGGCCCCTCTTTTTTATTTCCCTCTTCTTTTTTGGATATTTCTTTATCAATTTTCTCTCTTTGAAGACGATTCAGTTCTACTTTTAAAGCTCCTGGGATATTTTCTTCCCTAAAGGTGTCTTTAGGCTCCTCAATAATCTGGACTTTCGATTGTATCACTTCAATATCGGGGTCAATTCCCTTTGCTTGAATTGACCGACCGCTTGGAGTGTAATAAAGGTGGGTCGTTAAGCGAAGTCCCCCATATCCCGAAAGAGACATAATCGTTTGGACAGATCCTTTCCCATAAGAGCGCGTCCCAAGTATCGTTGCACGTTTGTTATCTTGAAGAGCACCAGCCACAATTTCAGGGCAAG
The genomic region above belongs to Pseudomonadota bacterium and contains:
- a CDS encoding divergent polysaccharide deacetylase family protein, which encodes MDKKPSFQKKSKKFSFFLGIILGSIFAIGGIFFLFSTSLNQYSHVSSRLPVLIPLGKKDIQREEASPKTMLDSSINITPFQQNQVKVKLALVFVSVGGEEKTLLKALKIFPKQVSFSFSPFIPNVSEWIMTVHQQGHDVLLDVPLESLEYPQLNEGSYTLLKGALEEENLSKLAFILEKGKNEIAGIYGFMGSRICRSKKDMYPILKMLKKKGYLFLESKTPHSCVKSLAHLLNLPYYESTQVLPYDVSDEEFKKGLQDLEKEALKDSSVIGIGHLEEASLDILKTWMDGLSERGINLVSISTLSKEESI